One Lysinibacillus fusiformis genomic window carries:
- a CDS encoding TerD family protein: MGIQLSKGQRIDLMKQDPGLNNVGIGLGWDVKQFDGGNDFDLDASVFLLDASGKCRNEQDFIFYNNLTSSDQSVVHTGDNRTGEGDGDDEKILVNLKQVSPQIEKIVVTVTIYDSEGRHQNFGQVLNAYVRLTNEDTGSEVLRYDLGEDFSIETAVVFCELYRHNGEWKFAAVGSGYQGGLGALVNAYGLQ; encoded by the coding sequence TTGGGTATTCAGTTAAGTAAAGGGCAACGCATTGATTTAATGAAGCAGGATCCAGGCTTAAATAATGTAGGTATTGGTTTAGGTTGGGATGTAAAACAATTTGATGGCGGAAATGATTTCGACTTAGATGCCTCTGTGTTTTTACTAGATGCATCTGGAAAATGCCGAAATGAGCAGGATTTTATCTTCTACAATAATTTAACAAGTTCAGACCAATCAGTCGTGCATACAGGTGATAACCGTACGGGTGAGGGTGATGGGGATGACGAAAAAATTCTTGTGAACTTAAAACAAGTATCTCCTCAAATTGAAAAAATAGTAGTGACAGTCACAATTTACGATTCGGAAGGTCGTCATCAAAACTTTGGACAAGTATTAAATGCTTATGTTCGTTTAACAAATGAAGACACAGGTTCAGAAGTTCTTCGCTATGATTTAGGAGAAGATTTCAGCATTGAAACAGCCGTTGTATTCTGTGAATTATACCGTCACAATGGCGAGTGGAAATTTGCTGCTGTTGGTTCAGGCTACCAAGGTGGACTTGGTGCATTAGTTAATGCATACGGCTTACAATAA
- a CDS encoding TerD family protein, with protein sequence MGINLQKGQRVDLTKGNAGLNKIKVGLGWDPVSQTKSGGFLGGLFSGGGSGGGKNVDCDASVLMLQNDKLVANDDVIYFGKLSSNCGSIRHSGDNLTGDGDGDDEVITIELGAIPAQYDKMVFIVNIYDAAGRNQHFGMIQNAYIRVYDDKTGAELIRYNLTDNYSNLTTLVCGEIYRHGNEWKFAAVGSGTNDVKLGDVARRYQ encoded by the coding sequence TTGGGAATTAATTTGCAAAAAGGACAACGTGTTGATTTAACAAAAGGTAATGCTGGTTTAAATAAAATTAAAGTTGGTTTGGGCTGGGATCCAGTAAGCCAAACAAAAAGTGGTGGATTCTTAGGTGGTTTATTTTCTGGTGGAGGTAGCGGTGGCGGTAAAAATGTTGACTGTGATGCCTCTGTATTAATGCTCCAAAATGATAAATTAGTGGCAAACGATGATGTTATTTACTTTGGAAAATTATCAAGTAATTGCGGTTCTATTCGACACTCAGGTGATAATTTAACAGGTGATGGCGATGGTGATGATGAAGTTATTACAATTGAGTTAGGAGCAATTCCAGCACAATATGATAAAATGGTATTTATTGTTAATATTTATGATGCAGCTGGACGCAATCAACATTTTGGAATGATTCAAAATGCATATATTCGTGTGTATGATGACAAGACAGGAGCCGAACTAATTCGTTATAATTTAACTGATAACTATTCGAACTTAACGACATTAGTATGTGGGGAAATTTATCGCCATGGCAATGAGTGGAAGTTTGCGGCTGTTGGTAGTGGTACGAATGACGTGAAACTTGGCGACGTAGCTCGAAGATATCAATAA
- a CDS encoding ABC transporter permease: MLHYMGRRLFQLIPVLLGMSFIVFMLIRAIPGNPAQVILGQQATKEAVEALNASLGLDKPWYTQYFSYLGGILQGDLGVSLRTKLPVSEEIFPYLAATAELALFAMIIAVIIGVNAGIISAWFQNSWFDYLAMVIALIGVSVPVFWLGLMEQWAFSIKLNWLPNSGRENVRDPITAITHFYLLDTLIQGRFDQFIEVLKRLVLPGLALATIPMAIIARMTRSSMLEVMRSDYVRTARAKGQKMFIVVYKHALKNAIIPVLTVIGLQTGLLLGGAILTETIFSWPGIGRYIYEAIGFRDYPVIQSGILVIAFIFIMINLIVDLLYTVIDPRIKYK; encoded by the coding sequence ATGCTTCACTATATGGGGAGACGTTTATTTCAATTAATCCCAGTTTTGCTTGGAATGTCTTTTATCGTCTTCATGTTAATTCGTGCAATTCCTGGTAATCCAGCACAAGTTATTTTAGGACAACAGGCGACGAAAGAGGCGGTTGAAGCATTAAACGCAAGTTTAGGATTAGATAAGCCATGGTATACGCAATATTTTAGCTATTTGGGTGGTATTTTGCAGGGGGATTTAGGCGTTTCGTTGCGTACGAAACTTCCGGTATCTGAGGAAATCTTTCCATATTTAGCAGCAACAGCGGAGCTAGCCTTATTTGCGATGATTATTGCAGTGATTATCGGAGTGAATGCCGGTATTATTTCCGCATGGTTCCAAAATTCGTGGTTTGACTATCTGGCAATGGTTATAGCATTAATCGGAGTATCTGTACCAGTTTTTTGGCTAGGTTTGATGGAACAATGGGCATTTAGCATTAAGTTAAATTGGTTGCCGAATTCTGGGCGAGAGAATGTGCGAGATCCTATAACCGCCATTACGCATTTTTATTTACTTGATACACTCATTCAAGGGCGTTTCGATCAATTTATTGAGGTATTAAAGCGATTAGTATTACCTGGATTGGCGCTCGCTACAATTCCAATGGCTATTATTGCTCGCATGACTCGCTCATCTATGCTTGAAGTCATGCGCTCTGACTATGTACGAACTGCTAGAGCAAAGGGGCAAAAAATGTTTATTGTTGTCTATAAGCATGCATTGAAAAATGCTATTATTCCAGTGTTAACGGTCATCGGTTTGCAAACAGGTTTACTCCTAGGTGGTGCAATTTTAACAGAAACCATTTTCAGTTGGCCAGGAATCGGACGTTATATTTACGAAGCGATTGGCTTCCGTGATTATCCTGTTATTCAATCAGGAATTTTAGTCATCGCTTTTATTTTCATCATGATTAACTTAATCGTGGATTTATTGTATACAGTAATTGATCCGCGGATTAAATATAAATAG
- a CDS encoding ABC transporter ATP-binding protein: MTKVLLKVDGLKKYFPIRKGVLNTQVGDVKAVDDVSFEVFEGETLGIVGESGCGKSTTGRLLMRLLEPTEGDIEFAGKMISELSNNEMRKARRDIQMIFQDPYASLNPRHNIGKILEEPLIVHGMGNSKERKQKVLELLQIVGLNEYHIKRYPHQFSGGQRQRIGIARALMTNPRLIIADEPVSALDVSIQAQVLNLMQTLQKELKLTYIFISHDLGVVRHISNRVGVMYLGKLVELTASENLYAEPLHPYTQALLSSVPVPDPTFEREQLILSGDIPSASNPPSGCAFHTRCPFKMEECSRVVPKMQEVKTGHYVACHLYDALQH, encoded by the coding sequence ATGACGAAAGTGTTATTGAAAGTTGATGGGTTGAAAAAATATTTCCCTATACGGAAAGGCGTTTTGAACACCCAAGTTGGTGATGTAAAAGCAGTAGATGATGTTTCCTTTGAAGTGTTTGAAGGAGAAACATTAGGAATTGTGGGTGAGTCAGGGTGTGGTAAATCGACAACGGGTCGATTATTAATGCGTTTGCTTGAGCCGACAGAAGGTGACATCGAATTCGCAGGTAAAATGATTTCGGAATTATCCAATAATGAGATGCGTAAAGCACGTAGAGATATTCAAATGATTTTCCAAGATCCTTACGCATCACTAAACCCTCGGCATAATATCGGCAAAATTTTAGAGGAGCCACTCATTGTTCATGGGATGGGAAATTCGAAAGAAAGAAAGCAAAAAGTATTAGAGCTTCTTCAAATCGTTGGATTAAATGAATATCACATTAAACGCTATCCGCATCAGTTTAGTGGAGGACAAAGACAACGTATCGGAATTGCACGTGCTCTTATGACGAATCCACGCTTAATAATTGCGGACGAGCCTGTCTCTGCTCTGGATGTGTCGATTCAGGCCCAAGTTTTAAATCTTATGCAGACATTGCAAAAGGAATTAAAACTTACTTATATTTTTATCTCACATGATTTAGGGGTAGTACGTCATATAAGTAATCGTGTAGGGGTGATGTATCTAGGGAAATTAGTGGAGCTGACAGCTAGTGAGAATCTATATGCGGAGCCGCTTCATCCCTATACTCAAGCTTTACTATCATCTGTTCCTGTGCCAGACCCTACGTTTGAACGCGAACAGCTTATACTTTCTGGAGACATTCCAAGCGCATCGAATCCACCAAGTGGCTGTGCTTTCCATACAAGATGTCCTTTTAAAATGGAGGAGTGTTCACGAGTTGTTCCAAAAATGCAAGAAGTAAAAACGGGTCATTATGTTGCCTGTCATCTTTATGATGCGCTACAACATTAA
- the ntdP gene encoding nucleoside tri-diphosphate phosphatase yields the protein MAIPVEGETIQIHSYKHNGRIHRVWQETMVLKGTKNIIIGANERTLVTESDGRTWLTREPSICYFHAEHWFNIICMLREDGVYYYCNLSSPFVFDNNAIKYIDYDLDIKVFPDMSYTLLDEDEYEQHRQEMSYPDVIDKILKRNVDKLISWIQQKRGPFAPDFIDAWTNRYKFQLDMQADD from the coding sequence ATGGCAATACCGGTAGAAGGAGAAACGATACAAATACATAGTTATAAACACAATGGCCGCATCCACCGTGTTTGGCAAGAAACAATGGTTTTAAAGGGAACAAAAAATATCATTATCGGTGCGAATGAACGAACACTTGTGACAGAATCAGATGGTCGTACGTGGCTAACGAGAGAGCCTTCTATTTGTTATTTTCATGCGGAGCACTGGTTTAACATCATCTGCATGCTACGTGAAGACGGTGTATATTATTATTGTAATCTAAGCTCACCATTTGTTTTCGATAATAATGCGATTAAATACATCGACTATGATTTAGATATAAAGGTTTTTCCTGATATGTCATATACCCTTTTAGACGAAGATGAGTATGAGCAGCATCGTCAGGAAATGTCTTATCCAGATGTCATCGACAAAATTTTAAAGCGCAATGTTGATAAATTAATTAGCTGGATTCAACAAAAACGGGGCCCCTTTGCACCGGATTTCATCGATGCTTGGACGAATCGTTATAAGTTTCAGCTCGATATGCAAGCAGATGATTGA
- a CDS encoding TerD family protein, whose product MGISLQKGQKVDLTKTNPGLTNVIVGLGWDTNKYDGGNDFDLDSSVFLLADTGKVADQGDFIFYNNTTGGNGSVEHSGDNLTGDGDGDDEVVKVALTQIPAHVQRLAFTVTIHDADARNQNFGMVSNAFIRIVNAATNEEVIRYDLGEDFSIETAVVVGELYRHNGEWKFNAVGAGYQGGLAALCNDYGLNVN is encoded by the coding sequence ATGGGTATTTCATTACAAAAAGGTCAAAAAGTAGATTTAACGAAAACGAATCCAGGATTAACAAATGTTATTGTAGGTTTAGGTTGGGACACAAATAAATATGATGGTGGAAACGATTTTGACCTAGATTCATCTGTATTTTTACTTGCTGATACAGGTAAAGTAGCAGATCAAGGTGATTTTATCTTCTATAACAATACTACTGGTGGTAACGGCTCAGTTGAACACTCGGGAGATAACTTAACTGGTGATGGTGATGGTGATGATGAGGTAGTGAAGGTAGCATTGACACAAATACCGGCACATGTTCAACGACTAGCATTTACTGTTACAATCCATGACGCAGATGCACGTAACCAAAACTTTGGTATGGTATCTAATGCTTTCATCCGTATTGTCAATGCGGCAACAAATGAAGAAGTCATCCGCTATGATCTAGGAGAAGATTTCAGTATTGAAACAGCTGTAGTTGTAGGCGAGTTATATCGACATAATGGCGAATGGAAATTCAACGCAGTTGGAGCAGGTTATCAGGGTGGTTTAGCTGCACTATGTAATGACTATGGATTAAACGTAAATTAA
- a CDS encoding gamma-type small acid-soluble spore protein, with translation MKKNQNNQNNQPNKNMQRQSEEFGYETDLSEVQKQNAKAEQKKAQASGKYANNNNQNANE, from the coding sequence ATGAAGAAAAATCAAAACAACCAGAATAATCAACCGAATAAAAACATGCAACGTCAAAGTGAAGAATTTGGTTATGAAACAGACTTAAGCGAAGTGCAAAAGCAAAACGCTAAAGCTGAGCAGAAAAAAGCGCAAGCTTCAGGCAAGTATGCTAACAACAATAACCAAAATGCAAACGAGTAA
- a CDS encoding ABC transporter substrate-binding protein translates to MNKKKLWSLGVMLILVLSTILAACGGADNKDTGSKDTSTGGDSASGGGAKTLVYGRGGDSVALDPAVVTDGESFTVTANIYETLVNFGDRDVTIQPGLAKSWEPSEDGLTYTFQLQEGVKFHDGTDFNAEAVVKNVERWKAGGDKHPYFSSQFVVGDKQVIESVTAEGDYTVVFKLSQPQAPFLKNLAMSPFAIASPTVFEANEEGLSTDPVGTGPFKFVEWKRNDSITIEKNPDYYIDGFPKLDKVIYRSIPDNSVRLNDLTTGAIDVADGLSPSDKASIEANSKLQIIERPSMNVGYLGLTVTRAPFDNVKVRQAVNYAIDKQALVDAFYEGLAEPAKNPMPPVISGYNDDITGYEFDPEKAKALLAEAGYDGKEIELWAMPVPRPYMPDGQKVAEAIQKNLADVGIPSKIVTFEWATYLEKAQNGEADAFLLGWTGDNGDADNFLYTLLDGDNIGSNNYTFYDNPELHKIFVDAQTEIDEAKRNELYKQAQEIIHADAPWVPLAHSTPILGASSKVSNYIAHPTGSDRLDAVDIK, encoded by the coding sequence ATGAATAAAAAGAAGCTTTGGTCATTAGGCGTAATGCTTATCCTGGTTCTCTCGACAATCTTAGCTGCATGTGGTGGCGCAGATAACAAGGATACGGGTTCAAAAGATACGTCAACAGGTGGAGACTCAGCCAGTGGCGGTGGGGCTAAAACATTAGTATACGGACGTGGAGGCGACTCTGTCGCTCTAGATCCAGCTGTAGTAACTGATGGTGAATCATTCACAGTTACAGCCAACATATATGAAACACTTGTTAACTTTGGTGATAGAGATGTAACGATTCAGCCAGGTTTAGCAAAATCATGGGAGCCATCAGAAGACGGTTTAACATACACATTCCAATTACAAGAAGGTGTAAAATTCCATGACGGTACGGACTTTAACGCAGAAGCAGTTGTTAAAAATGTCGAGCGTTGGAAGGCTGGCGGCGATAAGCACCCATACTTTAGCTCTCAATTTGTAGTTGGTGACAAGCAAGTAATAGAATCAGTAACTGCTGAGGGTGATTACACTGTTGTTTTCAAGTTAAGCCAACCACAAGCGCCATTCCTTAAAAACTTAGCAATGTCTCCATTTGCAATCGCTTCTCCAACAGTATTTGAAGCAAATGAAGAAGGATTATCTACGGATCCAGTAGGTACTGGTCCATTCAAATTTGTGGAATGGAAGCGTAATGATTCTATTACAATCGAGAAAAACCCAGATTATTATATTGATGGTTTTCCAAAGTTAGATAAAGTTATCTATCGTTCAATTCCTGATAACTCTGTACGTCTAAACGATCTAACTACAGGGGCTATTGATGTAGCGGACGGCTTAAGCCCATCTGATAAAGCATCAATCGAAGCAAATTCAAAATTACAAATTATTGAACGCCCATCGATGAATGTTGGTTATCTTGGATTAACTGTAACACGTGCACCATTTGATAATGTGAAAGTGCGTCAAGCAGTCAATTACGCAATTGATAAGCAAGCTTTAGTAGATGCATTCTACGAAGGATTAGCGGAGCCAGCAAAAAACCCAATGCCTCCAGTAATCTCAGGTTATAACGATGATATTACCGGTTATGAATTTGATCCAGAAAAAGCAAAAGCATTATTAGCTGAAGCAGGCTATGACGGCAAGGAAATTGAACTATGGGCTATGCCTGTACCACGTCCGTACATGCCAGATGGTCAAAAAGTGGCAGAGGCAATTCAAAAGAATTTAGCGGATGTTGGCATTCCATCGAAAATTGTTACATTTGAATGGGCTACTTATTTAGAGAAAGCTCAAAATGGAGAGGCAGATGCATTTTTACTTGGTTGGACTGGCGATAACGGAGATGCAGATAACTTCCTTTACACATTGTTAGATGGAGACAATATTGGCTCTAACAACTATACATTCTATGACAACCCAGAACTTCACAAAATATTTGTAGATGCACAAACTGAAATTGATGAAGCCAAACGTAATGAACTATACAAGCAAGCACAAGAAATTATTCATGCGGATGCTCCTTGGGTTCCGCTTGCACACTCAACGCCTATTTTAGGTGCAAGCTCAAAAGTTTCTAATTATATTGCGCATCCAACAGGTTCTGATCGTTTAGACGCAGTAGATATAAAATAA
- a CDS encoding ABC transporter ATP-binding protein, which produces MGSMKRYMRFVKPYTWEIVLTVLIGIVKFAIPLFIPLLIKIVLDDIIGAEDLTDTEKTKELFYWLGGTIIVFFIIRPPIEYYRQYFAQNVSNKVLFDIRKEIYAHLQRLSLRYYANTRAGEVISRVINDVEQTKTFVMTGLMNIWLDLATIVIAIAIMFAMDIKLTLVALIAFPFYALSVKYFFGKLRSLTRKRSQALAGVQSYLHERVAGMSIIKSFTLEKHEQKLFNEANGEFLEKALDHTKWNAKSFAVVNTITDVAPLLVIAYAGYQVINGHLSVGTMVAFIAYIERLYGPLRRLVSSSTALTQSIASMDRMFELIDEPYEVKNKEKALELSHVRGEVRFENVSFQYEADGSQILNDIHFTINPGETVAFVGMSGGGKSTIISLIPRFYDTTAGTVFVDGCNVQDVTLHSLRSQIGIVLQDNILFSDSVKENILMGKPGATDEEVIAAAKAANAHDFIMSLPNGYNTKVGERGVKLSGGQKQRVAIARVFLKNPPILILDEATSALDLESEALIQESLDRLAHDRTTIIIAHRLSTITHADKILVIDHGQLIEQGTHEQLMTEQGTYYNLFQVQHLD; this is translated from the coding sequence TTGGGTAGCATGAAGCGTTATATGCGTTTTGTCAAACCTTATACATGGGAAATTGTTTTAACGGTATTAATTGGTATTGTGAAATTTGCCATTCCGTTATTTATTCCATTACTCATAAAAATTGTGCTAGATGATATTATCGGTGCAGAGGATTTAACAGATACGGAAAAGACAAAGGAACTGTTTTACTGGCTAGGTGGTACGATTATTGTGTTCTTTATCATTCGTCCACCAATAGAATATTACCGCCAATACTTCGCACAGAACGTGAGTAACAAAGTACTTTTTGATATTCGAAAGGAAATTTATGCACATTTACAGCGACTAAGCTTGAGGTATTATGCCAATACAAGAGCTGGAGAAGTAATTTCACGGGTCATTAATGATGTGGAGCAAACTAAAACATTCGTCATGACAGGTTTGATGAATATTTGGTTAGATTTAGCGACAATAGTAATCGCAATCGCCATTATGTTTGCAATGGATATTAAACTTACACTTGTAGCGCTAATTGCATTTCCGTTCTATGCGTTAAGTGTGAAATATTTCTTTGGTAAACTACGTTCGCTAACGCGTAAACGTTCGCAAGCTCTTGCAGGCGTACAAAGTTATTTACATGAACGTGTGGCTGGCATGAGTATTATTAAAAGTTTTACGCTTGAAAAGCATGAACAAAAATTATTTAATGAGGCCAATGGCGAATTTTTAGAAAAAGCATTGGATCACACAAAGTGGAATGCAAAATCCTTTGCAGTCGTCAATACTATAACTGACGTTGCACCGCTACTGGTCATTGCTTATGCTGGCTATCAGGTGATTAATGGGCATCTCTCGGTCGGAACAATGGTTGCTTTCATTGCATATATTGAAAGACTTTATGGACCACTTCGCCGATTAGTCAGTTCATCCACAGCTTTAACGCAATCTATTGCGTCGATGGATCGAATGTTTGAATTGATTGACGAGCCATATGAAGTAAAAAACAAAGAAAAGGCATTGGAGCTATCACATGTAAGAGGTGAGGTGCGCTTTGAAAATGTATCTTTTCAATATGAAGCAGACGGTTCACAAATTCTAAATGATATCCACTTCACCATCAATCCAGGAGAGACGGTTGCATTTGTTGGCATGAGTGGCGGAGGGAAATCAACGATTATCAGTTTAATTCCTCGTTTTTACGATACGACAGCTGGGACTGTTTTTGTAGATGGGTGCAATGTACAGGATGTAACTTTACATTCACTACGCTCTCAAATTGGAATTGTCCTTCAAGATAATATTTTATTCAGTGACTCAGTAAAAGAAAATATTCTAATGGGGAAACCAGGGGCGACGGATGAGGAAGTGATTGCTGCAGCAAAAGCTGCCAATGCACATGACTTCATCATGAGCTTACCAAATGGTTATAATACCAAAGTCGGCGAGCGTGGTGTGAAATTATCAGGCGGGCAAAAACAACGTGTTGCCATCGCTCGTGTATTTTTAAAAAACCCACCGATTTTAATATTAGATGAAGCAACGTCAGCACTTGATTTAGAAAGCGAAGCGCTTATTCAGGAATCACTTGATCGACTAGCGCATGACCGAACAACGATTATTATTGCTCATCGACTTTCAACGATTACCCATGCTGATAAAATCCTTGTCATTGATCATGGACAACTAATTGAACAAGGCACACATGAACAACTAATGACAGAGCAAGGCACATACTATAATTTATTTCAGGTTCAACACTTGGATTGA
- a CDS encoding ABC transporter permease encodes MAGTVDVRKEAAQNRAVGPWKEGWRSFKKSKVSLAGAGIVIFFIVLAVFGPMIAPQGINEQDLTKRLIAPSSEYWFGTDDFGRDIFSRIIHGARISLWVGFFAVILSVVVGSLLGIIAGYYGRWIDTIISRAFDIMLAFPSILLAIAVVAVLGPSLQNALIAIAIINVPNFGRLIRSKVLSVKEEEYIVAAKAIGMRDMRILFSHILPNSMTPVIVQGTLAIATAIIEAAALGFLGLGAQAPAPEWGKMLADARIYLLNAPWTMIFPGLAIMLTVLGFNLMGDGLRDALDPKMKS; translated from the coding sequence ATGGCTGGAACAGTAGATGTAAGAAAAGAAGCAGCACAGAATCGTGCGGTTGGTCCTTGGAAAGAAGGCTGGCGTAGCTTTAAAAAGAGTAAAGTCTCCCTAGCAGGCGCGGGCATTGTAATATTTTTTATTGTGCTTGCAGTATTTGGTCCAATGATTGCTCCACAAGGCATTAATGAGCAAGATTTAACGAAAAGATTAATAGCGCCATCCAGTGAGTATTGGTTTGGAACTGATGATTTTGGACGTGATATTTTCTCTCGTATTATACATGGTGCTCGTATTTCATTGTGGGTAGGCTTTTTTGCGGTAATTCTATCAGTTGTAGTGGGGAGTTTACTTGGAATCATTGCAGGTTATTATGGGAGATGGATTGATACCATTATTTCACGTGCTTTTGATATTATGCTAGCATTTCCTAGTATTTTACTTGCTATCGCTGTCGTAGCGGTGCTTGGACCGTCACTACAAAATGCGTTGATTGCGATTGCAATTATAAACGTACCTAACTTTGGGCGTTTAATTCGCTCGAAGGTATTGAGTGTAAAGGAAGAGGAATATATTGTCGCTGCGAAAGCAATTGGCATGCGTGATATGCGCATTTTATTCTCCCATATTTTACCGAACTCGATGACTCCTGTTATCGTGCAAGGTACACTGGCCATTGCAACGGCTATTATCGAAGCAGCAGCACTAGGCTTTCTTGGGTTAGGTGCCCAAGCGCCGGCACCAGAGTGGGGGAAAATGCTAGCAGATGCACGCATTTATTTACTAAATGCTCCGTGGACGATGATTTTTCCAGGTCTTGCTATTATGCTAACGGTACTAGGCTTTAACCTAATGGGGGATGGATTACGTGATGCACTCGATCCGAAGATGAAAAGCTAA
- a CDS encoding ABC transporter ATP-binding protein: MRKKLLEIRGLQTTFFTDDGQIPAVDDIDFSVHEGEILGIVGESGSGKSVTSLSIMGLIPSPPGKITGGQILLDGKNLATFTDKQMQKIRGKDVAMIFQEPMTSLNPLFTIGDQLKEAILIHNPKWSKKEAFARAIEIMKLVGLPRAEDLLKDYPHQLSGGMRQRVMIAMALVCDPKVLIADEPTTALDVTIQAQILQLMKDLNKRLNTAVLLITHDLGVVAETCERVIVMYAGQIIEEAPIHDIFTNPKHPYTQGLIKSVPDMRYKKDNLYSIPGSVPKPGVIKVGCRFASRCEFVMDRCIQETPPLYEMSEQHKSRCFLLDEQEVVYHDESVIES, encoded by the coding sequence ATGCGAAAAAAGCTGTTAGAAATAAGAGGTTTACAAACAACCTTTTTCACAGATGATGGACAGATTCCTGCCGTTGACGATATTGATTTTTCGGTTCATGAAGGAGAGATTTTAGGGATTGTAGGGGAATCGGGTAGTGGCAAAAGTGTGACATCCTTGTCGATTATGGGGTTAATTCCATCGCCACCTGGAAAAATAACAGGTGGGCAAATACTGTTAGATGGCAAAAACTTAGCGACTTTTACGGATAAACAGATGCAGAAAATTCGCGGTAAAGATGTGGCGATGATTTTCCAAGAGCCTATGACCTCTTTAAATCCCTTATTTACAATTGGTGATCAATTGAAAGAGGCAATCTTAATTCATAATCCAAAATGGTCGAAAAAAGAAGCATTTGCTCGAGCTATTGAAATTATGAAGCTTGTAGGATTACCACGCGCTGAGGATTTACTAAAAGATTATCCCCATCAATTATCAGGTGGCATGCGACAGCGGGTCATGATTGCGATGGCACTTGTTTGTGATCCGAAGGTATTAATAGCCGATGAGCCAACAACAGCGCTAGATGTAACGATTCAGGCTCAAATCTTGCAACTTATGAAAGATTTGAATAAACGTTTGAATACAGCGGTCTTGTTAATTACGCATGATTTAGGTGTTGTAGCAGAAACATGCGAACGCGTCATTGTAATGTACGCAGGGCAAATAATAGAAGAAGCACCTATTCATGATATTTTTACAAATCCAAAGCATCCCTATACGCAGGGGCTCATTAAATCGGTACCTGATATGCGCTATAAAAAGGACAACCTCTATTCAATTCCTGGTAGCGTACCAAAACCAGGAGTCATTAAGGTTGGTTGTCGTTTTGCATCGCGCTGCGAATTTGTGATGGATCGTTGTATACAGGAAACACCGCCTTTATACGAAATGTCAGAGCAACATAAATCGAGATGCTTTTTACTGGATGAACAGGAGGTGGTGTACCATGACGAAAGTGTTATTGAAAGTTGA